In Falco biarmicus isolate bFalBia1 chromosome 6, bFalBia1.pri, whole genome shotgun sequence, the following are encoded in one genomic region:
- the POPDC3 gene encoding popeye domain-containing protein 3 → MGENASFWESLIYAHPTCTTWKQEAEGSIYHLASILFVVGFMGGSGFFGLLYVFSLLGLGFLCSSVWAWLDVCAADIFSWNFILFAICFVQFIYVTYQVRSVSFDREFQELYSALFQPLGISLTVYRKIVLCCDAEVVTLEKEHCYAMQGKTPIDKLSLLVSGRIRVTVDGEFLHYIFPLQFLDSPEWDSLRPTEEGIFQVTLTAETDCRYVAWRRKKLYLLFAKHRFISRLFSILIGSDIAEKLYALNDRVQVGKGFRYDIRLPNFYHVSLPETPPVQPSHRLQRGSPRHKPTGVTNCSSFHTQP, encoded by the exons ATGGGAGAAAATGCAAGTTTTTGGGAAAGTTTGATATATGCACATCCGACGTGTACCACCTGGAAGCAAGAGGCAGAGGGATCTATCTACCACCTAGCCAGTATTCTCTTTGTTGTGGGCTTCATGGGTGGAAGTGGATTCTTTGGGCTTCTCTATGTCTTCAGCTTGCTTGGATTGggctttctctgctcttctgtttgGGCTTGGCTGGATGTCTGTGCTGCTGATATATTCTCCTGGAATTTTATACTGTTTGCTATATGCTTCGTCCAGTTCATTTACGTTACCTACCAAGTTCGGAGTGTTTCCTTTGACAGAGAATTCCAGGAACTCTACAGCGCGCTCTTCCAGCCTCTGGGAATTTCCTTGACTGTCTACAGGAAGATTGTCTTGTGCTGCGATGCAGAAGTGGTTACCCTGGAGAAGGAACACTGTTATGCCATGCAGGGCAAAACACCTATTGATAAATTGTCCTTGCTTGTGTCAGGCAG GATCAGAGTGACAGTTGATGGGGAGTTCCTGcattatatttttcctcttcagtttcTGGATTCTCCTGAATGGGATTCGCTGAGGCCCACAGAAGAGGGAATTTTCCAG GTAACGCTTACAGCAGAGACAGATTGTCGGTACGTGGCCTGGAGGAGAAAGAAGCTGTATCTGCTGTTTGCTAAACACCGTTTCATCTCCCGCCTGTTCTCAATTTTAATTGGGAGTGACATTGCTGAAAAACTGTATGCCTTGAATGACAGAGTGCAGGTGGGGAAAGGCTTTAGGTATGACATTCGGTTACCGAACTTCTACCACGTTTCATTGCCAGAGACACCCCCGGTGCAGCCCTCCCACCGCCTGCAGAGAGGGTCCCCCCGCCACAAGCCCACAGGGGTTACAAACTGCAGCTCCTTCCACACACAGCCCTAG